A single genomic interval of Shewanella halotolerans harbors:
- the rplL gene encoding 50S ribosomal protein L7/L12, with the protein MSITKDQILEALAAMSVMEVVELIEAMEEKFGVSAAAAVVSGGADAGAAAEEKTEFDVVMTSHGDNKVAVIKALRGATGLGLKEAKGMAESAPVAVKEGISKEEAEALKKDLEEAGAQVEIK; encoded by the coding sequence ATGTCTATCACTAAAGACCAAATCTTAGAAGCCCTTGCAGCTATGTCTGTAATGGAAGTTGTTGAACTAATCGAAGCAATGGAAGAGAAGTTCGGCGTTTCTGCCGCTGCTGCTGTTGTTTCTGGTGGTGCTGATGCAGGCGCTGCTGCTGAAGAGAAGACAGAGTTTGACGTAGTTATGACTTCTCACGGCGACAACAAAGTTGCAGTAATTAAAGCTCTTCGTGGCGCTACAGGTCTAGGCCTGAAAGAAGCCAAGGGTATGGCTGAATCAGCTCCAGTAGCTGTTAAAGAAGGCATCTCTAAAGAAGAAGCTGAAGCTCTGAAGAAAGACCTCGAAGAAGCTGGTGCTCAAGTAGAGATCAAGTAA
- the rpoB gene encoding DNA-directed RNA polymerase subunit beta, with translation MVYSYSEKKRIRKDFGKRPQVLDIPYLLSIQLDSFKKFTDQDPTGERGLEAAFRSVFPIKSFSGNSELQYVSYKLGEPVFDVKECQIRGVTYSAPLRVKLRMVLYDREAAPGTVKDIKEQEVYMGDIPLMTENGTFVINGTERVIVSQLHRSPGVFFDHDRGKTHSSGKVLYNARIIPYRGSWLDFEFDPKDALFVRIDRRRKLAASIILRALDYSTQDILDLFFERVQYKIKKDSLVMALVADRLRGETASYDIKDAEGNIIVEKGRRITARHIRQLEKTNTTELEVPVEYISGKIAAQDYIDPDTGEVLVSANAEISLEDLAKLSMAGIKDIDTLYINELDHGAYISDTLRIDSTTNRLEALVEIYRMMRPGEPPTKDAAEALFQNLFFSEERYDLSKVGRMKFNRRLGIDDDEGTGILTKEDIVAVMQKIIEIRNGNDEVDDIDHLGNRRIRSVGEMAENQFRVGLVRVERAVRERLSLGDLNELMPQDLINAKPISAAVKEFFGSSQLSQFMDQNNPLSEVTHKRRISALGPGGLTRERAGFEVRDVHPTHYGRLCPIETPEGPNIGLINSLASFARTNSYGFLETPYRKVVDGVITDQVDYLSAIEEGRYVIAQANIEVDADGRMVEEQIACRHKGESTFMRAADVQYMDVSPQQIISVAASLIPFLEHDDANRALMGANMQRQAVPTLRADKPLVGTGIERTLAVDSGVVVAAKRGGYVDYVDASRIVVKVNEDELTPGEAGIDIYNLTKYTRSNQNTCINQRPCCSVGEPVVRGDVLADGPSTDLGDLALGQNMRIAFMPWNGYNFEDSILISERVAQEDRFTTIHIQELSCIARDTKLGSEEITADIPNVGESALSKLDESGIVYIGAEVKGGDILVGKVTPKGETQLTPEEKLLRAIFGEKASDVKDSSLRVPNSVKGTIIDVQVFTRDGVEKDKRAVEIEEMHIAQAKKDLTEEFKILEEGVFGRARNLLIGAGFAQAELDALPRPQLLVQTIEDEAKQTELEQLAEQHEELKADFDKKFEIKRRKITQGDDLAPGVLKIVKVYLAVKRTIQPGDKMAGRHGNKGVISKINPIEDMPYDENGNPVDIVLNPLGVPSRMNIGQVLEVHLGAAAKGIGDRITAMLEEQRELAELRGYIKKVYELGEDVQQQVDIDSFTDEEVLRLAKNLKGGIPTATPAFDGAKEKEIKDMLELAGLPTSGQLKLFDGRTGNEFERPVTVGYMYMLKLNHLVDDKMHARSTGSYSLVTQQPLGGKAQFGGQRFGEMEVWALEAYGAAYTLQEMLTVKSDDVNGRTQMYKNIVDGNHQMQPGMPESFNVLLKEIRSLGINIELDQE, from the coding sequence ATGGTTTACTCCTATTCTGAAAAGAAGCGTATTCGCAAAGACTTTGGTAAGCGTCCACAAGTGTTGGATATCCCTTACCTTCTGTCAATCCAGTTGGACTCGTTTAAGAAGTTCACCGATCAAGATCCTACAGGTGAGCGTGGTTTAGAAGCCGCTTTCCGTAGCGTTTTTCCCATCAAGAGCTTTTCTGGTAATTCAGAGCTGCAATATGTCAGCTATAAGCTAGGTGAGCCAGTTTTTGATGTGAAAGAGTGTCAAATTCGCGGTGTTACATACTCTGCTCCACTACGCGTTAAGCTGCGTATGGTGCTGTATGATCGTGAAGCTGCGCCTGGCACAGTTAAAGACATTAAAGAACAAGAAGTCTACATGGGGGATATCCCTCTGATGACTGAAAACGGTACCTTTGTTATCAATGGTACTGAGCGTGTTATCGTTTCTCAGCTTCACCGTTCTCCAGGTGTATTCTTTGATCACGACCGTGGTAAGACCCACTCTTCAGGTAAGGTGCTTTATAACGCACGTATTATTCCTTACCGTGGCTCATGGTTGGACTTCGAGTTCGATCCGAAAGATGCACTGTTCGTACGTATCGACCGTCGTCGTAAGCTTGCGGCGTCTATCATACTGCGTGCACTTGACTACTCTACTCAAGATATTCTCGATCTGTTCTTCGAACGTGTTCAGTACAAGATCAAGAAAGATAGCCTAGTCATGGCACTGGTTGCCGATCGCCTACGTGGTGAGACAGCCAGCTACGACATCAAAGATGCTGAAGGTAACATCATAGTTGAGAAGGGCCGCCGTATTACTGCGCGCCACATTCGTCAACTTGAAAAGACAAACACCACAGAGCTTGAAGTACCTGTTGAGTACATCTCAGGCAAGATTGCTGCACAAGACTACATCGACCCAGATACGGGCGAAGTACTGGTTTCTGCTAACGCCGAAATCAGCCTGGAAGATCTTGCTAAGCTTTCTATGGCCGGCATCAAAGATATCGACACCCTATACATCAACGAGCTTGATCACGGTGCCTATATCTCTGACACCCTACGTATCGATTCAACGACTAACCGCCTAGAGGCGCTGGTTGAGATCTATCGTATGATGCGTCCTGGCGAGCCGCCAACCAAGGATGCTGCCGAAGCGCTATTCCAAAACCTCTTCTTCAGTGAAGAGCGTTACGACCTGTCTAAAGTAGGTCGTATGAAGTTTAACCGTCGTCTCGGTATCGATGACGATGAAGGTACAGGTATCCTGACCAAAGAAGATATCGTTGCAGTAATGCAGAAGATCATCGAAATCCGTAACGGTAACGATGAAGTAGACGATATCGACCACCTGGGTAACCGTCGTATCCGTAGTGTTGGTGAAATGGCTGAGAACCAGTTCCGTGTTGGTCTTGTTCGTGTAGAACGTGCCGTACGTGAGCGTCTGTCTCTTGGCGATCTTAACGAGCTGATGCCACAAGATCTGATCAACGCTAAGCCGATTTCTGCGGCAGTGAAAGAGTTCTTCGGTTCTTCTCAGCTGTCTCAGTTCATGGACCAGAATAACCCGCTGTCAGAAGTGACACACAAGCGTCGTATCTCTGCGCTTGGTCCAGGCGGTCTGACCCGTGAGCGTGCAGGTTTCGAGGTTCGAGACGTTCACCCAACTCACTATGGTCGTCTATGTCCGATTGAGACCCCTGAAGGTCCAAACATCGGTCTGATCAACTCGTTGGCAAGCTTCGCGCGCACCAACTCTTACGGCTTCCTCGAAACACCATACCGCAAAGTGGTTGATGGTGTGATCACAGATCAGGTCGATTACCTGTCTGCTATCGAAGAAGGTCGTTACGTGATCGCACAGGCTAACATCGAAGTCGATGCCGATGGTCGTATGGTTGAAGAGCAGATCGCTTGTCGTCATAAGGGTGAATCTACCTTTATGCGTGCAGCAGACGTTCAATATATGGACGTATCACCACAGCAGATTATCTCTGTGGCAGCCTCTCTGATTCCGTTCCTAGAACACGATGACGCGAACCGTGCATTGATGGGTGCGAACATGCAACGTCAGGCGGTACCAACACTTAGAGCTGACAAGCCGCTAGTAGGTACTGGTATTGAGCGTACATTGGCCGTTGACTCTGGCGTAGTTGTTGCCGCTAAGCGTGGTGGTTACGTTGACTATGTCGATGCGAGCCGCATCGTGGTTAAGGTTAACGAAGACGAGCTGACTCCTGGTGAAGCCGGTATCGACATCTACAACCTGACCAAGTACACCCGTTCTAACCAGAACACCTGTATCAACCAGCGTCCATGTTGTAGCGTTGGCGAGCCAGTGGTTCGTGGTGACGTACTGGCCGATGGTCCATCTACCGACCTGGGTGACCTGGCGCTTGGTCAGAACATGCGTATCGCGTTCATGCCTTGGAACGGTTACAACTTCGAGGATTCGATCTTAATCTCTGAGCGCGTTGCGCAAGAGGATCGTTTCACCACTATCCATATTCAAGAGCTTTCTTGTATTGCTCGTGATACTAAGCTGGGTAGCGAAGAGATCACCGCCGATATTCCAAACGTAGGTGAGTCTGCGCTGTCTAAGCTGGATGAATCAGGTATCGTTTACATCGGTGCAGAAGTTAAGGGTGGCGACATCCTGGTTGGTAAGGTTACGCCTAAGGGCGAGACTCAGCTGACCCCAGAAGAGAAGCTGCTACGCGCTATCTTCGGTGAGAAGGCTTCTGACGTTAAAGACAGCTCACTGCGTGTCCCTAACTCTGTTAAGGGTACCATCATCGACGTTCAGGTATTTACCCGTGACGGCGTTGAGAAAGACAAGCGTGCTGTAGAAATCGAAGAGATGCACATCGCTCAGGCTAAGAAAGACCTGACCGAAGAGTTCAAGATCCTTGAAGAAGGTGTCTTCGGCCGTGCGCGTAACCTTCTCATTGGAGCAGGTTTTGCACAGGCCGAGCTTGATGCTCTGCCACGTCCTCAGCTACTGGTACAAACCATTGAAGACGAAGCTAAGCAGACTGAACTCGAGCAACTTGCCGAGCAGCATGAAGAGCTGAAAGCCGATTTCGATAAGAAATTTGAAATCAAACGCCGCAAGATCACCCAAGGTGATGACTTGGCACCTGGCGTACTGAAGATCGTTAAGGTTTACCTGGCGGTTAAACGTACTATCCAGCCTGGTGACAAGATGGCGGGTCGTCACGGTAACAAGGGTGTGATCTCTAAGATCAACCCAATCGAAGATATGCCGTACGACGAAAACGGTAACCCAGTGGACATCGTACTGAACCCACTAGGTGTACCATCACGTATGAACATAGGTCAGGTTCTCGAAGTGCACTTAGGTGCCGCGGCCAAGGGCATTGGTGATCGCATCACCGCTATGCTCGAAGAGCAGCGTGAACTTGCAGAGCTTCGTGGCTACATCAAGAAGGTGTACGAACTGGGTGAAGACGTGCAGCAGCAGGTCGACATCGACTCGTTCACCGATGAAGAAGTTCTACGTCTTGCTAAGAACCTCAAAGGCGGTATTCCGACTGCGACTCCAGCATTCGACGGCGCGAAAGAGAAAGAGATTAAGGACATGCTTGAACTAGCAGGTCTGCCAACCTCTGGACAGCTGAAGTTGTTTGATGGTCGTACCGGTAACGAATTTGAACGCCCAGTAACCGTAGGTTACATGTACATGCTTAAACTTAACCACTTGGTTGACGATAAGATGCACGCGCGTTCAACAGGTTCTTACAGTCTTGTTACTCAGCAGCCTCTGGGCGGTAAAGCTCAGTTTGGTGGTCAGCGTTTCGGTGAGATGGAAGTATGGGCACTTGAAGCATACGGTGCCGCTTACACGCTACAAGAAATGCTTACTGTTAAGTCTGATGACGTTAACGGTCGTACTCAGATGTATAAGAACATCGTCGACGGTAACCATCAGATGCAACCAGGCATGCCTGAGTCCTTCAACGTATTGCTGAAGGAGATCCGTTCGCTCGGTATTAACATCGAGTTGGATCAAGAGTAA
- the rpoC gene encoding DNA-directed RNA polymerase subunit beta': MKDLLKFLKQQSKTEEFEGIKIGLASPDLIRSWSFGEVKKPETINYRTFKPEREGLFCARIFGPVKDYECLCGKYKRLKHRGVICEKCGVEVTQTKVRRERMGHIDLASPVAHIWFLKSLPSRIGLMLDMTLRDIERVLYFESFVVIEPGMTSLERGQMLTEENYLDALEEYGDEFEAKMGAEAVLELLRAIDLEKEIEEMREELPSINSETRRKKITKRLKLIEAFYQSGNKPEWMILKVLPVLPPDLRPLVPLDGGRFATSDLNDLYRRVINRNNRLKRLLDLAAPDIIVRNEKRMLQESVDALLDNGRRGRAITGSNKRPLKSLADMIKGKQGRFRQNLLGKRVDYSGRSVITVGPTLRLHQCGLPKKMALELFKPFIYGKLEGRGLATTIKAAKKMVEREVPEVWDVLDDVIREHPVMLNRAPTLHRLGIQAFEPVLIEGKAIQLHPLVCAAYNADFDGDQMAVHVPLTLEAQLEARSLMMSTNNILSPANGEPVITPSQDVVLGLYYTSRERINGRGEGMAFESVAEVEKAYRTGVAELHARVKVRITETTIAENGERTESRRIVDTTVGRALLSQVLPKGLSYDLVNQNMGKKQISKLLNTCYRQLGLKDTVIFADQLMYTGFHFATVSGASVGINDMVIPDEKYSLVADAEAEVLEIQEQFQSGLVTAGERYNKVIDIWASANEKVSKAMMDNLSTEAVINRDGEEETQASFNSIYMMADSGARGSAAQIRQLAGMRGLMAKPDGSIIETPITANFREGLNVLQYFISTHGARKGLADTALKTANSGYLTRRLVDVAQDLVVIEDDCGTHEGLTMKPLIEGGDVVEPLRERVLGRVVAEDVYYPGTEDVLAPRNTLLDEAWCDKLEEHSIDEVKVRSVISCDTDFGVCAACYGRDLARGHLINQGEAIGVVAAQSIGEPGTQLTMRTFHIGGAASRASAENNVQVKNAGTVKLHNAKHVTNSDGKLVIVSRSSEIAIIDELGREKERYKVPYGTILEKLEDATVNAGEVIANWDPHTHPIVSEVAGSIKFVDMIEGVTMTRQTDELTGLSSIVVMDVGQRPTAGKEMRPAIRLVGADGNDLMIPGTEVPAQYFLPGKAIVNQDDNAQIAVGDALARIPQESSKTRDITGGLPRVADLFEARKPKEPAILAEYSGTISFGKETKGKRRLVITPADGGKPYEEMIPKWRNLNVFEGEKVERGEVIADGPEAAHDILRLRGIHKVANYIVNEVQDVYRLQGVKINDKHIEVIIRQMLRKCEITEAGDSEFLPGEQVEVSRVKIANRELEAQGKEPAKFERELLGITKASLATESFISAASFQETTRVLTEAAVGGKSDKLRGLKENVIVGRLIPAGTGYAYHTSRNQAAQNGPAEEVPAISASEAEQNLADLLNLAGSPE; this comes from the coding sequence GTGAAAGACTTATTAAAGTTTCTGAAACAGCAAAGCAAGACTGAAGAATTTGAAGGCATCAAGATCGGCCTAGCGTCGCCTGATCTGATCCGCTCTTGGTCATTTGGTGAAGTTAAGAAGCCAGAAACCATCAACTACCGTACTTTCAAGCCTGAGCGTGAAGGTTTGTTCTGTGCGCGTATTTTTGGTCCAGTTAAAGACTACGAGTGTTTATGCGGTAAGTATAAGCGTCTTAAGCACCGTGGTGTGATTTGTGAGAAGTGTGGCGTAGAAGTAACCCAGACTAAAGTACGTCGTGAGCGTATGGGTCACATCGATCTAGCCAGCCCAGTAGCGCACATTTGGTTCTTGAAGTCTCTGCCGTCTCGTATCGGTTTGATGCTGGATATGACTCTGCGTGACATCGAACGTGTGCTTTACTTCGAATCTTTCGTCGTGATCGAGCCTGGCATGACCAGCCTCGAGCGCGGTCAGATGCTGACAGAGGAAAACTACCTCGACGCACTCGAAGAGTACGGTGATGAGTTTGAAGCCAAGATGGGTGCCGAGGCAGTACTTGAGCTGCTGCGCGCTATCGATCTTGAGAAAGAGATTGAAGAGATGCGCGAAGAGCTGCCATCGATCAACTCTGAGACTCGTCGTAAGAAGATCACTAAGCGTCTGAAGCTGATTGAGGCCTTCTACCAGTCTGGCAACAAGCCAGAGTGGATGATCCTCAAGGTGCTACCGGTTCTGCCACCTGATCTGCGTCCATTGGTTCCACTGGATGGCGGTCGTTTCGCGACTTCAGATCTGAACGATCTGTATCGCCGCGTGATCAACCGTAACAACCGTCTGAAGCGTCTGTTAGACCTGGCTGCACCGGACATCATCGTGCGCAACGAAAAGCGTATGCTACAAGAGTCTGTTGATGCGCTATTGGATAACGGTCGTCGCGGTCGTGCGATCACGGGTTCTAACAAGCGTCCTCTGAAATCTTTGGCCGATATGATCAAGGGTAAGCAGGGTCGTTTCCGTCAGAACCTACTGGGTAAGCGTGTTGACTACTCAGGCCGTTCGGTAATTACCGTAGGTCCTACTCTGCGTCTGCATCAGTGTGGTCTGCCTAAGAAGATGGCACTTGAGCTGTTCAAGCCATTTATCTACGGCAAGCTGGAAGGTCGTGGCCTGGCTACTACCATCAAAGCTGCTAAGAAGATGGTTGAGCGCGAAGTACCAGAGGTTTGGGACGTACTCGATGATGTGATCCGTGAGCATCCTGTGATGCTTAACCGTGCACCAACACTTCACCGTCTGGGTATCCAGGCGTTTGAGCCGGTATTGATTGAAGGTAAAGCGATCCAACTGCATCCATTGGTGTGTGCGGCATATAACGCTGACTTCGACGGTGACCAGATGGCGGTTCACGTGCCACTGACGCTAGAAGCTCAGTTGGAAGCACGTTCACTCATGATGTCTACCAACAACATCCTGTCACCTGCGAACGGTGAGCCGGTGATCACACCGTCACAGGACGTTGTATTGGGTCTGTACTACACCAGCCGTGAGCGTATCAACGGCCGCGGTGAAGGCATGGCATTCGAATCTGTTGCCGAAGTAGAAAAGGCATACCGTACTGGCGTTGCCGAGCTGCACGCTCGCGTTAAGGTACGTATTACCGAGACTACTATCGCTGAAAACGGTGAGCGCACCGAGTCACGTCGTATCGTAGATACTACTGTGGGTCGTGCCCTGTTGTCTCAGGTTCTGCCAAAAGGCCTTTCTTATGATCTGGTTAACCAGAACATGGGTAAGAAGCAGATCTCTAAGCTATTGAACACCTGTTACCGTCAGCTAGGTCTGAAAGATACCGTTATCTTTGCTGACCAACTGATGTATACCGGTTTCCACTTCGCGACCGTTTCTGGTGCGTCTGTGGGTATCAACGACATGGTGATTCCAGATGAGAAATACTCTCTGGTTGCCGATGCCGAAGCTGAAGTACTTGAGATTCAAGAGCAGTTCCAGTCGGGTCTTGTTACCGCCGGTGAGCGTTACAACAAGGTTATCGATATCTGGGCAAGTGCGAACGAAAAAGTTTCTAAGGCGATGATGGATAACCTGTCTACCGAGGCAGTGATTAACCGTGATGGCGAAGAAGAAACTCAAGCTTCGTTCAACAGCATCTACATGATGGCTGATTCGGGCGCTCGTGGTAGTGCTGCACAGATTCGTCAGCTAGCCGGTATGCGTGGTCTGATGGCGAAGCCAGATGGCTCGATCATCGAAACCCCAATTACGGCGAACTTCCGTGAAGGTCTAAACGTACTCCAGTACTTTATCTCTACTCACGGTGCGCGTAAGGGTCTAGCGGATACCGCACTTAAGACAGCGAACTCAGGTTACCTGACTCGTCGTCTGGTTGACGTTGCACAAGACTTAGTGGTTATCGAAGACGATTGTGGTACACACGAAGGTCTGACAATGAAGCCGCTGATCGAAGGTGGTGATGTTGTTGAGCCGCTACGTGAGCGTGTACTGGGTCGTGTGGTAGCTGAAGATGTTTACTACCCAGGTACCGAAGATGTACTTGCGCCGCGTAACACCCTGCTTGATGAAGCCTGGTGTGACAAGCTCGAAGAACACTCTATCGACGAAGTTAAGGTTCGTTCTGTAATCAGCTGTGACACAGACTTCGGTGTGTGTGCGGCGTGTTACGGTCGTGACCTTGCACGTGGTCACCTGATTAACCAAGGTGAAGCCATTGGTGTGGTAGCTGCTCAGTCAATCGGTGAGCCAGGTACACAGCTGACAATGCGTACCTTCCACATCGGTGGTGCGGCATCGAGAGCGTCTGCAGAAAACAACGTACAGGTGAAGAACGCCGGTACCGTTAAGCTGCACAACGCTAAGCATGTTACCAACAGTGACGGTAAGCTGGTTATCGTATCGCGTTCATCTGAAATCGCGATTATCGATGAGCTGGGTCGTGAGAAAGAGCGTTACAAGGTGCCTTACGGTACTATCCTAGAGAAGTTAGAAGACGCAACGGTTAATGCCGGTGAAGTCATCGCTAACTGGGATCCGCACACTCACCCAATCGTTTCTGAGGTAGCGGGTAGCATCAAGTTCGTCGACATGATCGAAGGTGTCACCATGACACGTCAGACCGACGAGCTAACGGGTCTTTCTTCAATCGTGGTTATGGATGTGGGTCAACGTCCTACTGCGGGTAAAGAGATGCGTCCGGCGATTCGTCTGGTTGGTGCCGATGGCAATGACCTGATGATCCCTGGTACCGAAGTACCAGCGCAATACTTCTTGCCTGGTAAGGCGATCGTTAACCAAGACGATAACGCACAAATCGCCGTGGGTGACGCGCTTGCACGTATTCCGCAAGAATCGTCTAAGACTCGCGATATTACCGGTGGTCTGCCACGCGTTGCTGACTTGTTTGAAGCGCGTAAGCCGAAAGAGCCTGCCATTCTGGCTGAGTACTCAGGTACTATCTCGTTTGGTAAAGAGACCAAAGGTAAGCGTCGTCTGGTGATCACGCCTGCCGATGGTGGTAAGCCATACGAGGAGATGATTCCTAAGTGGCGTAACCTGAACGTGTTCGAAGGTGAGAAGGTTGAGCGCGGCGAAGTTATCGCCGACGGTCCAGAAGCTGCACACGACATCCTGCGTCTGCGTGGTATTCACAAGGTGGCTAACTACATCGTTAACGAAGTGCAAGACGTTTACCGTCTGCAAGGCGTGAAGATTAACGATAAGCACATCGAAGTGATTATCCGTCAGATGCTGCGTAAGTGTGAGATCACCGAAGCCGGTGACAGTGAGTTCCTACCGGGCGAACAGGTTGAAGTGTCTCGCGTCAAGATCGCTAACCGCGAACTTGAAGCGCAAGGCAAAGAACCTGCTAAGTTCGAGCGTGAACTACTGGGTATCACCAAGGCCTCGTTGGCGACCGAGTCATTTATCTCGGCGGCATCCTTCCAGGAAACCACACGCGTATTGACCGAAGCTGCCGTAGGCGGTAAGAGCGATAAGCTACGTGGCCTGAAAGAGAACGTGATCGTGGGTCGTCTGATCCCGGCCGGTACAGGTTATGCGTATCACACCAGCCGTAACCAGGCTGCACAGAATGGCCCGGCAGAAGAAGTGCCGGCAATCAGTGCCAGTGAAGCAGAGCAGAACCTTGCCGATCTATTGAACCTGGCGGGCAGCCCTGAATAA
- the rpsL gene encoding 30S ribosomal protein S12: MATVNQLVRKPRSPKVIKTNVPALNACPQKRGVCTRVYTTTPKKPNSALRKVARVRLTNGFEVTSYIGGEGHNLQEHSVILIRGGRVKDLPGVRYHTVRGALDCAGVSERRQGRSKYGAKRPKS; the protein is encoded by the coding sequence ATGGCAACTGTAAACCAGTTGGTACGTAAGCCTCGCTCGCCAAAAGTCATCAAGACTAACGTGCCTGCGTTGAATGCGTGTCCACAAAAGCGTGGTGTTTGTACTCGCGTGTACACAACCACACCTAAAAAACCTAACTCTGCACTACGTAAAGTAGCTCGTGTGCGTCTAACTAACGGTTTCGAAGTTACTTCGTACATCGGCGGTGAAGGCCATAACCTGCAGGAACACAGCGTGATTCTAATCCGTGGTGGTCGTGTTAAAGACTTACCTGGTGTTCGTTATCACACTGTTCGTGGCGCATTAGACTGTGCTGGTGTTAGTGAGCGTCGTCAAGGACGTTCTAAGTACGGAGCTAAGCGTCCTAAGTCTTAA
- the rpsG gene encoding 30S ribosomal protein S7 has protein sequence MPRRRVVGQRKILPDPKFNSELLAKFINVIMQDGKKSTAEKIIYKALDVVAEKKGEEHLVILEAALDNVRPTVEVKSRRVGGSTYQVPCEVRPVRRNALAMRWLVEAARKRGEKSMALRLAGEMLDAAENKGTAVKKREDVHRMAEANKAFAHYRW, from the coding sequence ATGCCAAGACGTCGCGTTGTAGGACAACGTAAAATCCTACCAGATCCAAAATTTAATAGTGAGTTGCTGGCTAAGTTCATCAACGTCATTATGCAGGACGGCAAAAAGTCGACTGCTGAAAAAATCATTTACAAGGCACTAGATGTTGTCGCTGAGAAGAAAGGCGAAGAGCACCTAGTGATCCTTGAAGCAGCCCTGGATAACGTACGTCCAACTGTCGAGGTTAAGTCTCGTCGTGTTGGTGGTTCTACTTACCAGGTACCATGTGAAGTTCGTCCAGTGCGTCGTAACGCACTAGCGATGCGCTGGTTAGTTGAAGCTGCACGTAAGCGTGGTGAAAAATCTATGGCTCTACGTCTAGCAGGTGAAATGCTAGATGCTGCCGAAAATAAAGGCACTGCTGTTAAGAAGCGCGAAGACGTGCATCGTATGGCAGAAGCAAACAAAGCGTTTGCTCATTACCGCTGGTAA